From Methylobacterium radiodurans, a single genomic window includes:
- the aroC gene encoding chorismate synthase, whose amino-acid sequence MSHNTFGHLFRVTTFGESHGVALGCVVDGCPPGLPLTVAEIQAELDRRKPGQSRFTTQRREPDAVKILSGVFGDDRTEGRQLTTGTPIALVIENTDQRSKDYSEIRDSYRPGHADFTYEAKYGIRDYRGGGRSSARETAARVAAGAIARKVIPGITIRAALVQMGPHAIDRARWDWEEVARNPFFCPDPEAAKLYETYLDGIRRDGSSIGAVIEVVAEGVPPGLGAPLYGKLDADLAAAMMSINAVKGVEIGDGFASAALRGEDNADEMRAGNDGPAFLANHAGGILGGLSTGQPIVCRFAVKPTSSILTPRRTVTREGRDAEIVTKGRHDPCVGIRAVPVAEAMMACVLADHYLRHRGQVG is encoded by the coding sequence TGTTCCGCGTCACCACCTTCGGCGAGAGCCACGGGGTCGCCCTCGGCTGCGTGGTGGACGGCTGCCCGCCCGGGCTGCCGCTGACAGTCGCCGAGATCCAGGCGGAGCTCGACCGGAGGAAGCCCGGCCAGTCGCGCTTCACCACGCAGCGGCGCGAGCCGGACGCGGTGAAGATCCTCTCCGGCGTGTTCGGCGACGACCGCACCGAGGGGCGCCAGCTCACCACCGGCACGCCGATCGCGCTCGTGATCGAGAACACCGACCAGCGCTCGAAGGACTATTCGGAGATCCGCGACAGCTACCGGCCCGGCCACGCCGACTTCACCTACGAGGCGAAGTACGGCATCCGCGACTATCGCGGCGGCGGGCGCTCCTCGGCACGCGAGACCGCCGCGCGGGTCGCGGCCGGCGCCATCGCCCGCAAGGTGATCCCGGGGATCACGATCCGCGCCGCCCTGGTGCAGATGGGCCCGCACGCGATCGACCGCGCCCGCTGGGACTGGGAGGAGGTCGCCCGCAACCCGTTCTTCTGCCCCGACCCCGAGGCCGCCAAGCTCTACGAGACCTACCTCGACGGCATCCGCCGGGACGGCTCCTCCATCGGCGCGGTGATCGAGGTGGTGGCCGAGGGCGTGCCCCCGGGCCTCGGCGCGCCGCTCTACGGCAAGCTCGACGCGGATCTCGCCGCCGCCATGATGTCGATCAACGCCGTCAAGGGCGTCGAGATCGGCGACGGCTTCGCCAGCGCGGCGCTCCGCGGCGAGGACAACGCCGACGAGATGCGCGCCGGCAACGACGGGCCGGCCTTCCTCGCCAACCACGCGGGCGGGATCCTGGGCGGGCTCTCCACCGGCCAGCCCATCGTCTGCCGCTTCGCGGTCAAGCCGACCTCCTCGATCCTCACGCCGCGCCGCACCGTCACCCGCGAGGGCCGCGACGCCGAGATCGTCACCAAGGGCCGCCACGACCCCTGCGTCGGCATCCGCGCCGTGCCGGTGGCCGAGGCCATGATGGCCTGCGTGCTCGCCGATCACTATCTGCGCCACAGGGGGCAGGTCGGCTGA